The genomic window CGGTTTCCCATTTCCGATGCTGGTCTCCTGATTCGATAAGAACCCGAACTTTCGATGCCGTTCCCTGGTTTGCAGCCAGAACGCGAACTTTATAGTCCAGCAGGCGAACGGATTTGAGAGAGGGATAGAATTTCTCCAAAGCCCGTCTTAAGGCATGATCCAGCGCATTCACAGGGCCGTCCCCCACGGCGGCTGTGTGCTCAATTTCTCCCTTTACCTTTACCATGATGGTGGCCTCTGAAATGGGATTTTCCCCTTCCTTCCTTTTCTCCACAATGACCCGAAACCCCACCAGGTCAAAGAACCGTTTATAGGTTCCCTTAGCTTTTCTCATGAGAAGCTCAAATGAACCCTCGGCCCCCTCGAATTGGAACCCCATTTCTTCTAATTCCTTGAGGGTTTTCAGTACCTCCTGGAGTTTGGGGTCCTTTTTTTTCATGCGAATGCCGTAATCTTTTGCTTTAATTAATAGATTGCTTCGCCCGGCGTAATCGGAAACCAGGATGCGCTGCCGGTTTCCCACATTGCCGGGGGGGATATGCTCATAGGTCTCCGGGTTTTTTTGAACGGCGTGAACGTGGACTCCTCCCTTGTGGGCAAAAGCCGATTCACCAACATAAGGCTGATGCTTGTTGGGGGAAAGATTGGCAATTTCGCTCACGAATCGGGAGGTTCCCAAAAGGTTTTGAAGGCGCTCTTTTGAAAGGCATTCAATGCCCATTTTGAACTGCAAATTGGGAATGACCGAGCAAAGGTTGGCGTTCCCACACCGTTCTCCAAAACCATTGATGGTGCCTTGAACCTGTGTCGCGCCTAACTCCACCGCGATCAGCGAGTTGGCCACTGCCATTTCTGAATCATTGTGTGCATGAATCCCAAGGGGGATACTGATTTCCCTTCTGACTTGACCGAAGGCGGTCCTCAACTCCCAAGGCATGGTTCCCCCCTTGGTGTCGCATAAGATGATACATTCCGCTCCAGCCTCTTGGGCTTTTTCAAGGGTTTTGATGGCATATTCCGGGTTTGCCCTAAATCCGTCAAAAAAGTGTTCCGCGTCGTAGAATACCCTTTTACCTTTAGAAATCAGATAGGCAACGGAATCTTCAATCAGTTCCAGGTTTTTTTTCAATGATACCCTTAAAATTTCCCTGGCGTGGAGATCCCAGCTTTTTCCAAATATGGTGACAATCTCGGTCCCGGCCGCCACCAGTTCTTTAATATTTGAATCCTTACCGACTTTGGAGTCTCCTTTGCGGGTGGAGCCAAAGGCCACGACTTTTGCATTTTTCAGGTTAAGTTTCCGGACCTCCTGAAAATATTTGACATCTTTTGGGTTGGCCCCCGGCCATCCTCCTTCAATGTAGGGAACCCCCAGTTCATCCAATTTCTGGGTGACTCTTAATTTGTCTTCCACCGAAAAGGAGACATCCTCTGCCTGAGCACCATCTCTTAAAGTAGTGTCGTAAATATCAATCAAAGGCATTGGGGTTCCTTTAACCTTCTGTTTATTTTTTCCCAAGTTCAAAGGCATCGTGTAAGGTCCTCACCGCCAATTCCGCGTACCGCGCATCAATCACACAGGAGATTTTTATCTCGGAGGTGCTGATCATGAGAATATTGATCCCTTCCTGGGCCAGAGAAGAAAACATTTTTGCCGCGACCCCTGAGTGGGACCGCATCCCCACACCGATAATGGAAACGTTGGCCACGTCTTCTTTGATCTGGACTTCCTTTGCCCCGATTTCCTTTGTGATTTTTGAAACGAGTTCCCCTGCTTTTTTTGCATCATCCCGTGGAACGGTGAAAGAGATATCGGTGAGACCGTCGTGGCTGATGTTTTGAATAATGGTATCCACAATGATGTTGTAGTCGGCTATCGCAGAGAAAATCCGTGAAGCAATTCCGGGTTTATCCGGCACGGCGGGAATTGTGATTTTCGCTTGGTTTTTATCATAGGTGATACCTGAGACGACCACTTGTTCCATTTCAAGGTCCTCCTTTGTGACCAAGGTTCCGGGGTTATCGTTAAAACTGGAACGAACCCTCACAGGGACCTGGTAGATCATGGCAAACCCCACCGAACGGGTATTGAGTACTTTTGCCCCTAAGGAGGCCATCTCTAACATCTCCTCATAGGAAATCTTGTGGAGCTTTCGCGCGGAAGGAACGATATTGGGATCGGTGGTAAAAACCCCATCCACATCTGTAAAAATATCGCAGAAGTCCGCCTTCAGGGCTGCCGCCAACGCCACCGCGGTGGTGTCGGATCCTCCTCGTCCAAGGGTGGTGACGTCTGATTTTTGATTAATGCCCTGAAACCCGGCGACGACAGGAATCACACCTTCCTCAAGGGCTTCATTCAGCCGATCCGCAGAGATTTTTTCAATTCTTGCCTTTGTATGAACGCTGTCGGTAAAAATTCCCACCTGGCGGCCGGTAAAGGAGCAGGCAGGTACTTTCAGTTGCTGAAGGGCCATACTCAACAGGGCAATGGTCACCCGCTCACCGGTGGAAAGGAGCATGTCCATTTCCCGTTCGTTGGGGGCTTCACACACCTGATGTGCCAGTTGAATGAGACGGTCGGTCTCCCCTCCCATGGCGGAGACCACAACCACTATTCGGTGGCCTTGATCTCGAGTTGCCGCAACCCGTTTAGCGATTCTTTGTATCCGCTCAACGCTTCCCACGGAGGTTCCTCCATATTTTTGAACGATCAAGCTCATAACTTTAAAGACCCATTACCTTGGCCACTTCCTGGAAGTCCGCTTTTACGGAAATGGGTTTTTGAGAAACCTCCAGGGCTATTCCCGCATCTTTCAATCCATGGCCTGTCAGTGTGCAGACCACAATCCCTCCTTCTTGGAGTTGACCCTTTTGATACCATTTGGCCAAACCGGCAACGGATGCGGCGGATGCCGGTTCGCAGAATATTCCCTCCAAACTGGCCACCTTTTGGTAAGCCTCCAGTATCTCCTCATCGGAAATCCGATCAATTATTCCCCCTGATTCATCTCTTGCCTTCAAGGCGCTTTTCCAACTGGCGGGATTGCCGATTCGAATGGCGGTTGCAACCGTTTTGGGATTTTCGACCACTCTTCCTAACACAATGGGAGCGGCTCCTTCTGCTTGAAAACCCATCATTTTTGGAAACCGGGTAATTTTATTATGCCTGCGGTAATCTTGATAACCTTTCCAGTAAGCGGTAATGTTTCCTGCATTTCCAACGGGCAAAAAATGAAATTCAGGCGCTTCCCCCAAAGCATCACAAACCTCAAAGGCGGCGGTTTTCTGGCCCTCGAGGCGATGGGGGTTAATGGAATTGACCAAAGTAATGGAAAAATCAGTGGACAATTGCTTCACAATACTGAGTGCTTGGTCAAAATTACCTTCCACTTGAATCACCGTGGCACCATGGATGATGGCTTGGGCCAGTTTTCCCATGGCGATTTTTCCCTCGGGAATTAAAACAAAGGTTTCAAGACCTGCATGGGCACTATACGCTGCAGCGGATGCCGATGTGTTTCCAGTGGAAGCACAGATGACGGTTTTGGAGCCCGCTTCCACCGCTTTTGAGATGGCTAGAGTCATCCCTCGGTCTTTAAAAGATCCTGAGGGGTTCATTCCTTCGAATTTAAGATACAATTCAACGGTGGGCGCAATGACCTGGGCCAGTCTTTTGGCTCGAAATAAGGGGGTGTTTCCCTCCAACAGTGTCACAATGGGTGTTTGTTCACTGATCGGGAGATAGGGGGCATATTCCCGGATGACCCCCTGCCAGTTTTTTTTTCGAGGTTGTTGGTCCATTCTTTATTCCTCTTCCCCTTCCACTCGAATGAGAACGGTTTCATTAAGAACTTGGGACATGTTTTGAATTTCTTTCAAAGCCAACTGCACATTTTTTTCCTGGGCCCGGTGGGTCATCATCACGACCGGGACGGCCCCATTCTTTTTTCTCCCTTTTTGGAGAACGGAAGATATACTGATAGAGTGGTCCCCCAGGATACCGGAAATTTTGGACAAAACCCTGGGCTGATCCTGAGCCATAAACCGAAGATAATAAAGACTTTCGATCTGCTCAATGGGTTTAATTTTCAACACCCGTCTTTGTTTAAGAGGATAGGAGGTAGCCGGAAGTCTACCGGCGGCCCCTTTCAGGATATTTCTTCCGATTTCCATCATGTCACTGACCACTGCACTTCCTGTCGGGAGATCCCCTGCTCCCCGCCCGTAAAATAGGGTTTTCCCCACGGCGTCTCCCTGGACATATACGGCATTATAAGCCCCTCCCACCGTTGCAATCAGGTAGTTTTTGGGAACCATGGTGGGATGGACTCTGGCTTCTACCGTATTGATTCCTCCTTTTGCAATAGCAAGCAGTTTAATGACATACCCAAACTCCTTGGCAAATTCGATATCGATGGCGGAAACCTTTGAAATGCCCTCGGTATAAATCTCAGAAAGTGAGACGGGGGTTCCAAATGCCAGCATTACCAATATGGCCAATTTGTGGGCCGAATCGATTCCTTCTATATCCAGGGTAGGGTCCGCCTCGGCAAAACCGAGCTGCTGTGCCTCTGCTAAGCACTGCTCAAAACTTTTTTCCTCCTCTGACATTTTGGTCAGAATGAAATTGGCGGTCCCATTAATAATGCCAAAGATGGACTCGATCCGGTTGGCGCTTAACCCCTCTTTCAAAATCCTGATTATGGGAATACCTCCCCCCACGCTGGCTTCAAAAAAAAGATCTACACCTGCTTCCTCGGCGGCTTGAAAAAGGTCTTCCCCGCATTCAGCCAATAGGGCTTTATTAGCAGTGACCACATGTTTTCCTTTTTTGAGCGCCTCTAAAATGAATTCACGGGCTGGGTGATGACCTCCAATTAATTCCACGACGATTTCGATTTCGGGATCATTTAAAATGGTTTGGGCATCAGGAATCAGTATTCCAGGGGCGAGGGTTAGGCCTCGATCACGTTCCACATCCAAATCTGAAATTTTTTTGATCTCTAAGGAAGTCCCTAGGCGTTTTTCGATCACGTCATGATTGTCTTGAAGGATTCGGACCACTCCCGTTCCCACAGTGCCTAAGCCGATGATTCCGACCATAATCGGTTTGGGTTTGTGAAGGTTCCGGATACTCATGAGGGTCCCTTTTTGAGAATGTTTTTGATCCCTTGGATTGCCTGGCGGGTGCGGTGTTCATTTTCAACCAAAGCAAACCGTACCGAATCGTCTCCACTGGCTCCAAAACCGATCCCCGGAGAGACGGCCACTCTGGCTTCAGTTAAAAGGCGTTTGGAAAATTCCAAAGAACCCATTTCCCGAAAGGGTTCCGGAATTTTTGCCCAGACAAACATGGTGGCCCGGGGTTTTTCCACTTTCCATCCGATCCGGTTTAGTCCTTGGACCAATACGTCTCTGCGGTTTCGATAGATTTCCACCACCTCCTGAACACAGTGTTGGGGGCCGTTTAAAGCGATAATGCTTGCAATTTGAATGGGCTGAAAAATTCCGTAATCCAAATAGCTTTTAATTTTGGAAAGGGCCCCGATCATTTCCTTGTTTCCAACGCAAAAACCCACGCGCCATCCCGGCATGCTATAACTTTTGGACAGAGTAAAAAATTCAACGCCAATATCTTTCGCTCCTGGAACCTGCAGGAAACTGGGAGCTTTATAACCATCAAAAACCAAATCTGCGTAGGCAAGATCATGGATCACCATCATGTTATTCTGTTGAGCAAAATCCACAATTTTTTTGAAAAACCCTTCATCTACAACCTGGGTAGTAGGGTTATGGGGAAAATTGATGATGAGCATTTTGGGCCTGGGCCAAGCCTCATTGTAAGCCTGGGTCATATCTTCGAAAAAATCCCGGTCCGCACTGAGAGGAATGCTCCGGACCTGTCCTCCGGAAATGATCACGCTATAGGTATGAATCG from Nitrospiria bacterium includes these protein-coding regions:
- the cimA gene encoding citramalate synthase, with protein sequence MPLIDIYDTTLRDGAQAEDVSFSVEDKLRVTQKLDELGVPYIEGGWPGANPKDVKYFQEVRKLNLKNAKVVAFGSTRKGDSKVGKDSNIKELVAAGTEIVTIFGKSWDLHAREILRVSLKKNLELIEDSVAYLISKGKRVFYDAEHFFDGFRANPEYAIKTLEKAQEAGAECIILCDTKGGTMPWELRTAFGQVRREISIPLGIHAHNDSEMAVANSLIAVELGATQVQGTINGFGERCGNANLCSVIPNLQFKMGIECLSKERLQNLLGTSRFVSEIANLSPNKHQPYVGESAFAHKGGVHVHAVQKNPETYEHIPPGNVGNRQRILVSDYAGRSNLLIKAKDYGIRMKKKDPKLQEVLKTLKELEEMGFQFEGAEGSFELLMRKAKGTYKRFFDLVGFRVIVEKRKEGENPISEATIMVKVKGEIEHTAAVGDGPVNALDHALRRALEKFYPSLKSVRLLDYKVRVLAANQGTASKVRVLIESGDQHRKWETVGVSENIIEASWQALVDSIEYKLLKEES
- a CDS encoding aspartate kinase, whose translation is MSLIVQKYGGTSVGSVERIQRIAKRVAATRDQGHRIVVVVSAMGGETDRLIQLAHQVCEAPNEREMDMLLSTGERVTIALLSMALQQLKVPACSFTGRQVGIFTDSVHTKARIEKISADRLNEALEEGVIPVVAGFQGINQKSDVTTLGRGGSDTTAVALAAALKADFCDIFTDVDGVFTTDPNIVPSARKLHKISYEEMLEMASLGAKVLNTRSVGFAMIYQVPVRVRSSFNDNPGTLVTKEDLEMEQVVVSGITYDKNQAKITIPAVPDKPGIASRIFSAIADYNIIVDTIIQNISHDGLTDISFTVPRDDAKKAGELVSKITKEIGAKEVQIKEDVANVSIIGVGMRSHSGVAAKMFSSLAQEGINILMISTSEIKISCVIDARYAELAVRTLHDAFELGKK
- the thrC gene encoding threonine synthase, translating into MDQQPRKKNWQGVIREYAPYLPISEQTPIVTLLEGNTPLFRAKRLAQVIAPTVELYLKFEGMNPSGSFKDRGMTLAISKAVEAGSKTVICASTGNTSASAAAYSAHAGLETFVLIPEGKIAMGKLAQAIIHGATVIQVEGNFDQALSIVKQLSTDFSITLVNSINPHRLEGQKTAAFEVCDALGEAPEFHFLPVGNAGNITAYWKGYQDYRRHNKITRFPKMMGFQAEGAAPIVLGRVVENPKTVATAIRIGNPASWKSALKARDESGGIIDRISDEEILEAYQKVASLEGIFCEPASAASVAGLAKWYQKGQLQEGGIVVCTLTGHGLKDAGIALEVSQKPISVKADFQEVAKVMGL
- a CDS encoding homoserine dehydrogenase, which codes for MSIRNLHKPKPIMVGIIGLGTVGTGVVRILQDNHDVIEKRLGTSLEIKKISDLDVERDRGLTLAPGILIPDAQTILNDPEIEIVVELIGGHHPAREFILEALKKGKHVVTANKALLAECGEDLFQAAEEAGVDLFFEASVGGGIPIIRILKEGLSANRIESIFGIINGTANFILTKMSEEEKSFEQCLAEAQQLGFAEADPTLDIEGIDSAHKLAILVMLAFGTPVSLSEIYTEGISKVSAIDIEFAKEFGYVIKLLAIAKGGINTVEARVHPTMVPKNYLIATVGGAYNAVYVQGDAVGKTLFYGRGAGDLPTGSAVVSDMMEIGRNILKGAAGRLPATSYPLKQRRVLKIKPIEQIESLYYLRFMAQDQPRVLSKISGILGDHSISISSVLQKGRKKNGAVPVVMMTHRAQEKNVQLALKEIQNMSQVLNETVLIRVEGEEE
- the alaC gene encoding alanine transaminase, translating into MEPFEKINRLPPYVFSIVNSMKIESRQRGEDIIDFGMGNPDLPTPPHVVDKLIEAVQNPKNHRYSASRGIQKLRMAIVNWYQRNYGVSLDPETEVIVTIGSKEGISHLVLAAIGPGDVVLTPSPTYPIHTYSVIISGGQVRSIPLSADRDFFEDMTQAYNEAWPRPKMLIINFPHNPTTQVVDEGFFKKIVDFAQQNNMMVIHDLAYADLVFDGYKAPSFLQVPGAKDIGVEFFTLSKSYSMPGWRVGFCVGNKEMIGALSKIKSYLDYGIFQPIQIASIIALNGPQHCVQEVVEIYRNRRDVLVQGLNRIGWKVEKPRATMFVWAKIPEPFREMGSLEFSKRLLTEARVAVSPGIGFGASGDDSVRFALVENEHRTRQAIQGIKNILKKGPS